The following proteins come from a genomic window of Citrobacter europaeus:
- the codB gene encoding cytosine permease: protein MSQDNNYSQGPVPLAARKGVIPLTFVMLGLTFFSASMWTGGTLGTGLSYNDFFLAVLFGNLLLGIYTAFLGFIGAKTGLSTHLLARYSFGLKGSWLPSLLLGGTQVGWFGVGVAMFAIPVGKATGLDVNILIAVSGLLMTLTIFFGISALTVLSIIAVPAIVILGSYSVWLAVSDVGGLDHLKAIVPQTPLNFSTALALVVGSFVSAGTLTADFVRFGRNAKGAVLIAMVAFFLGNSLMFIFGAAGAAAVGQADISDVMIAQGLLLPAIVVLGLNIWTTNDNALYASGLGFANITGLSSRTLSVANGIIGTLCALWLYNNFVGWLTFLSAAIPPIGGVIIADYLLNHRRYADFSKAQFISVNWIAILSVALGIAAGHYIPGIVPVNAVLGGVFSYILLNPLFNRSLVKSPEVSHAE, encoded by the coding sequence GTGTCGCAGGACAACAATTATAGCCAGGGCCCCGTCCCTCTGGCGGCGCGGAAAGGCGTGATTCCACTAACGTTTGTCATGTTGGGGCTCACATTTTTTTCCGCCAGTATGTGGACCGGTGGCACACTCGGTACCGGTCTTTCTTATAATGATTTCTTCCTGGCAGTTCTCTTCGGTAATCTTCTCCTCGGTATTTACACTGCATTTCTCGGCTTTATCGGCGCAAAAACAGGGCTCTCAACCCACCTTCTGGCGCGTTACTCATTTGGTTTGAAAGGTTCATGGCTTCCTTCACTGCTGTTAGGCGGCACACAGGTAGGTTGGTTTGGCGTGGGTGTAGCCATGTTTGCTATCCCGGTCGGCAAAGCGACGGGGCTTGACGTCAATATCCTGATTGCGGTTTCCGGTCTGTTGATGACCCTGACCATCTTTTTTGGTATTTCGGCCCTGACCGTTTTATCTATCATCGCCGTACCTGCCATCGTCATTCTTGGCAGCTACTCCGTCTGGCTGGCGGTGAGCGATGTAGGCGGTTTAGATCATTTAAAAGCGATAGTGCCGCAGACGCCGCTTAATTTCTCCACCGCGCTGGCGCTGGTGGTCGGCTCGTTTGTCAGCGCTGGGACGTTAACTGCCGACTTTGTTCGCTTTGGCCGCAACGCCAAAGGCGCGGTGCTGATTGCCATGGTGGCGTTTTTCCTTGGCAATTCGCTGATGTTTATTTTCGGCGCAGCGGGTGCCGCCGCTGTTGGACAGGCAGATATCTCTGACGTGATGATTGCCCAGGGACTGCTGCTGCCCGCAATTGTGGTGCTTGGCCTGAATATCTGGACCACCAACGACAATGCGCTATACGCCTCAGGCCTTGGATTTGCCAATATTACCGGCCTTTCCAGCCGTACGCTGTCAGTGGCTAACGGAATTATCGGCACACTGTGCGCGCTGTGGCTTTACAATAACTTTGTCGGCTGGCTGACATTTCTGTCGGCAGCAATTCCCCCAATTGGCGGGGTGATTATCGCCGACTATCTGCTGAACCATCGCCGGTATGCCGACTTCAGCAAAGCGCAATTTATTTCCGTAAACTGGATAGCTATCCTGTCCGTTGCACTGGGCATTGCCGCCGGCCACTATATCCCCGGCATCGTGCCCGTCAACGCCGTACTCGGCGGCGTATTCAGCTATATCCTGCTGAATCCCCTTTTCAATCGCAGCCTTGTTAAATCACCAGAGGTCAGCCATGCAGAATAA
- the gltB gene encoding glutamate synthase large subunit: MLYDKSLERDNCGFGLIAHIEGEPSHKVVRTAIHALARMQHRGAILADGKTGDGCGLLLQKPDRFFRIVAQERGWRLAKNYAVGMIFLNKDAELAAASRRIVEEELQQETLSIVGWRDVPTNEGVLGEIALSSLPRIEQIFVNAPAGWRPRDMERRLFIARRRIEKRLQEDKDFYVCSLSNLVNIYKGLCMPADLPRFYLDLADLRLESAICLFHQRFSTNTVPRWPLAQPFRYLAHNGEINTITGNRQWARARTYKFQTPLIPDLHDAAPFVNETGSDSSSMDNMLELLLAGGMDIIRAMRLLVPPAWQNNPDMDPELRAFFDFNSMHMEPWDGPAGIVMSDGRFAACNLDRNGLRPARYVITKDKLITCASEVGIWDYQPDEVVEKGRVGPGELMVIDTRSGRILHSAETDDDLKSRHPYKEWMEKNVRRLVPFEDLADDQVGSRELDDDTLASYQKQFNYSAEELDSVIRVLGENGQEAVGSMGDDTPFAVLSSQPRIIYDYFRQQFAQVTNPPIDPLREAHVMSLATSIGREMNVFCEAEGQAHRLSFKSPILLYSDFTQLTTMKEEHYRADRLDITFDVTETTLEETVKALCDKAEQMVRNGTVLLVLSDRNIAKNRLPVPAPMAVGAVQTRLVEQSLRCDANIIVETASARDPHHFAVLLGFGATAIYPYLAYETLGRLIDTQAIAKDYRTVMLNYRNGINKGLYKIMSKMGISTIASYRCSKLFEAVGLHDDVVALCFQGVVSRISGAGFTDFQQDLLNLSKHAWLARKPISQGGLLKYVHGGEYHAYNPDVVRTLQQAVQSGEYSDYQEYARLVNERPAATLRDLLAITPGDEAVSINEVEPATELFKRFDTAAMSIGALSPEAHEALAEAMNSIGGNSNSGEGGEDPARYGTNKVSRIKQVASGRFGVTPAYLVNADVIQIKVAQGAKPGEGGQLPGDKVTPYIAKLRYSVPGVTLISPPPHHDIYSIEDLAQLIFDLKQVNPKAMISVKLVSEPGVGTIATGVAKAYADLITIAGYDGGTGASPLSSVKYAGCPWELGLVETQQALVANGLRHKIRLQVDGGLKTGVDIIKAAILGAESFGFGTGPMVALGCKYLRICHLNNCATGVATQDDKLRKNHYHGLPFKVTNYFEFIAREVRELMAELGVKRLVDLIGRTDLLKELEGFTAKQQKLELYRLLETAEPHPGKALHCTENNPPFDNGVLNAQLLQQAKPYVDERQSKTFWFDIRNTDRSVGASLSGYIAQTHGDQGLASDPIKAHFSGTAGQSFGVWNAGGVELYLTGDANDYVGKGMAGGLLAVRPPVGSAFRSHEASIIGNTCLYGATGGRLFAAGRAGERFAVRNSGAITVVEGIGDNGCEYMTGGIVCILGKTGVNFGAGMTGGFAYVLDEDGEFRKRVNPELVEVLSVDSLAIHEEHLRGLITEHVQHTGSSHGEEILANWPAFSAKFALVKPKSSDVKALLGHRSRSAAELRVQAQ; encoded by the coding sequence ATGTTGTACGATAAATCCCTTGAGAGGGATAACTGTGGTTTCGGCCTGATCGCCCACATAGAAGGCGAACCTAGCCACAAGGTAGTGCGTACCGCCATACACGCACTGGCCCGTATGCAGCACCGTGGCGCAATTCTTGCCGATGGAAAAACCGGCGATGGTTGCGGCCTGCTGTTACAAAAACCGGACCGCTTTTTCCGCATCGTGGCGCAAGAGCGCGGCTGGCGTTTAGCCAAAAACTACGCCGTCGGCATGATCTTTTTAAATAAAGACGCTGAGCTGGCCGCGGCTTCTCGTCGCATTGTTGAAGAAGAATTACAGCAGGAGACCCTGTCGATTGTCGGCTGGCGCGACGTGCCGACCAACGAAGGTGTTCTCGGTGAAATTGCGCTCTCCTCCCTGCCTCGTATCGAGCAAATTTTTGTCAACGCCCCTGCGGGCTGGCGCCCGCGTGATATGGAACGCCGCCTGTTCATCGCGCGCCGTCGTATTGAAAAACGTCTCCAGGAAGATAAAGACTTTTACGTCTGTAGCTTGTCGAACCTGGTCAATATCTATAAAGGTCTGTGTATGCCGGCGGATCTGCCGCGCTTTTACCTGGACCTCGCGGACCTGCGTCTGGAATCGGCCATCTGCCTGTTCCACCAGCGTTTCTCCACTAACACCGTACCACGTTGGCCGCTGGCGCAGCCGTTCCGCTACCTGGCGCATAACGGTGAAATCAACACCATCACCGGCAACCGCCAGTGGGCACGCGCACGTACCTATAAATTCCAGACGCCTTTGATCCCGGATCTGCACGACGCTGCGCCGTTCGTTAACGAAACCGGCTCCGACTCAAGTTCAATGGATAACATGCTGGAACTGCTGCTGGCAGGCGGGATGGACATCATCCGTGCCATGCGCTTACTGGTGCCGCCGGCCTGGCAGAACAACCCGGATATGGATCCGGAGCTGCGCGCATTCTTTGACTTTAACTCCATGCACATGGAGCCGTGGGATGGCCCGGCTGGCATCGTCATGTCCGACGGTCGCTTTGCCGCCTGTAACCTCGACCGAAACGGCCTGCGTCCGGCGCGCTACGTTATCACCAAAGACAAGCTGATTACCTGCGCTTCTGAAGTTGGGATCTGGGATTATCAACCGGATGAAGTGGTTGAAAAAGGCCGTGTCGGGCCTGGCGAGCTGATGGTTATCGATACCCGCAGCGGGCGCATTCTGCACTCTGCCGAAACCGATGACGATTTGAAAAGTCGTCATCCGTACAAAGAGTGGATGGAGAAGAACGTCCGCCGTCTGGTGCCGTTCGAAGATCTGGCTGACGATCAGGTCGGCAGCCGTGAACTGGACGATGACACCCTCGCCAGCTACCAAAAACAGTTTAACTACAGCGCCGAAGAGCTGGATTCCGTAATCCGCGTGCTCGGCGAAAATGGTCAGGAAGCGGTCGGTTCAATGGGTGATGATACCCCGTTTGCCGTGCTCTCCAGCCAGCCGCGAATCATTTATGACTACTTCCGCCAGCAGTTCGCGCAGGTGACTAACCCGCCGATCGACCCGCTGCGTGAAGCGCACGTTATGTCGCTGGCCACCAGCATCGGTCGTGAGATGAATGTCTTCTGCGAAGCCGAAGGTCAGGCACACCGCCTGAGCTTTAAATCGCCGATCCTGCTGTACTCCGATTTCACCCAGCTGACGACCATGAAAGAGGAGCATTATCGCGCCGATCGACTGGATATTACCTTCGACGTGACCGAAACCACGCTCGAAGAGACCGTCAAAGCCCTGTGTGATAAAGCCGAACAGATGGTGCGTAACGGCACCGTACTGCTGGTGCTCTCTGACCGTAACATCGCCAAAAACCGCCTGCCGGTTCCGGCGCCGATGGCCGTGGGCGCAGTGCAAACGCGTCTGGTTGAACAAAGCCTGCGTTGCGATGCCAACATCATCGTTGAAACCGCCAGTGCCCGCGACCCGCACCATTTTGCTGTCCTGCTCGGCTTTGGCGCGACGGCCATTTATCCGTATCTCGCGTATGAAACGCTGGGACGACTGATCGACACTCAGGCGATTGCCAAAGATTACCGGACTGTGATGCTGAACTACCGTAACGGCATCAACAAAGGTCTGTACAAAATCATGTCCAAGATGGGCATCTCGACCATCGCCTCTTACCGCTGCTCGAAGCTGTTTGAAGCCGTTGGTCTGCATGATGATGTCGTTGCGCTGTGTTTCCAGGGCGTGGTCAGCCGCATCAGCGGCGCAGGGTTTACCGACTTCCAGCAGGATCTGCTGAATCTTTCCAAACATGCATGGCTGGCGCGTAAACCCATCAGCCAGGGCGGTTTGCTGAAATACGTCCACGGGGGCGAATACCACGCCTACAACCCGGACGTGGTACGCACGCTGCAACAGGCGGTACAAAGCGGTGAATACAGTGACTATCAGGAATATGCCCGGCTGGTCAATGAGCGTCCAGCGGCCACGCTGCGCGATCTGCTGGCGATTACGCCTGGCGATGAAGCCGTAAGCATTAACGAAGTCGAACCTGCAACCGAACTGTTTAAACGCTTTGATACCGCAGCCATGTCCATCGGCGCATTAAGCCCGGAAGCACACGAAGCGCTGGCTGAAGCTATGAACAGCATCGGCGGTAACTCGAACTCCGGTGAAGGCGGCGAAGACCCGGCGCGCTACGGCACTAACAAGGTGTCGCGGATTAAGCAGGTTGCTTCTGGTCGCTTTGGCGTAACCCCGGCGTATCTGGTCAACGCCGATGTTATTCAGATTAAAGTCGCTCAGGGCGCGAAGCCTGGCGAAGGCGGTCAGTTACCAGGTGATAAAGTCACCCCGTACATCGCCAAACTGCGCTATTCGGTGCCGGGGGTGACGCTGATCTCCCCGCCGCCGCACCACGATATCTACTCTATCGAGGACTTAGCGCAGCTGATTTTCGACCTCAAACAGGTCAACCCGAAAGCGATGATCTCGGTCAAGCTGGTTTCCGAACCGGGCGTTGGCACCATCGCCACTGGCGTGGCGAAAGCCTATGCGGACCTTATCACCATTGCTGGCTACGACGGCGGCACCGGCGCAAGCCCACTCTCCTCCGTGAAATATGCGGGCTGCCCGTGGGAACTGGGTCTGGTGGAAACCCAGCAGGCGCTGGTGGCTAACGGCCTGCGTCACAAGATTCGTCTGCAGGTCGATGGCGGTCTGAAAACCGGCGTCGATATCATTAAAGCGGCGATTCTGGGTGCGGAAAGCTTTGGTTTCGGCACCGGTCCGATGGTGGCGTTGGGCTGTAAATACCTGCGTATTTGCCACCTGAACAACTGTGCAACCGGCGTGGCGACTCAGGACGACAAACTGCGTAAGAACCACTATCACGGCCTGCCGTTCAAAGTGACCAACTACTTTGAATTTATCGCCCGCGAAGTGCGCGAGCTGATGGCCGAGCTGGGCGTGAAACGTCTGGTGGATCTTATTGGTCGTACCGACCTGCTCAAAGAGCTGGAAGGATTTACCGCCAAACAGCAGAAGCTGGAGCTGTATCGTCTGCTGGAAACCGCTGAACCACATCCGGGTAAAGCGCTGCATTGCACCGAGAACAACCCGCCGTTTGATAACGGCGTACTGAACGCCCAACTGTTACAGCAGGCGAAACCGTATGTCGACGAGCGCCAGAGCAAAACTTTCTGGTTCGATATCCGCAACACCGACCGTTCAGTCGGCGCGTCGCTGTCGGGCTATATCGCTCAAACGCATGGCGATCAGGGGCTGGCATCTGACCCGATCAAAGCGCACTTCAGCGGTACCGCAGGCCAGAGCTTCGGCGTGTGGAACGCAGGCGGCGTGGAGCTGTATCTTACCGGCGATGCCAACGACTATGTCGGTAAAGGCATGGCGGGCGGCCTGCTGGCAGTGCGTCCTCCGGTTGGCTCCGCTTTCCGTAGCCATGAGGCGAGCATCATTGGTAACACCTGTCTGTACGGCGCCACCGGTGGCCGCCTGTTTGCCGCGGGTCGTGCGGGTGAGCGCTTTGCAGTACGTAACTCCGGGGCTATCACCGTGGTTGAAGGTATTGGCGACAACGGCTGCGAATATATGACCGGCGGTATCGTCTGTATTCTCGGCAAAACGGGCGTCAACTTCGGGGCGGGTATGACGGGCGGATTCGCCTACGTGCTCGACGAAGACGGTGAATTCCGCAAACGCGTGAACCCGGAACTGGTAGAAGTGCTGAGCGTGGACTCGCTGGCTATCCACGAGGAACACCTGCGCGGTCTGATTACCGAGCACGTCCAGCATACCGGCTCTTCACACGGCGAAGAGATCCTGGCTAACTGGCCAGCATTCTCTGCGAAATTCGCGCTGGTAAAACCAAAATCCAGTGATGTGAAAGCACTGTTGGGTCACCGTAGTCGTAGCGCAGCAGAGCTGCGTGTGCAGGCGCAGTAA
- a CDS encoding YhcH/YjgK/YiaL family protein — MMSDELRSLPSAGLHPVLQQALTLAVAANPQEKTPGRYELQGDNIFMNVMQFATQNPEHKKAELHQQYIDIQVLLSGEERILFGMADSARQCEEMHVEDDYQLCSQIADEQAMVLKPGRFVIFMPGEPHKPGCVAQAPMDIKKVVIKVRASLLQA; from the coding sequence ATGATGTCAGATGAGTTGCGTTCACTGCCTTCTGCCGGATTACATCCGGTCTTGCAGCAGGCATTAACGCTTGCCGTTGCGGCGAATCCGCAGGAGAAAACGCCTGGGCGCTACGAGTTGCAGGGCGATAATATTTTTATGAATGTCATGCAATTTGCAACGCAGAACCCAGAGCACAAGAAAGCGGAGCTGCATCAGCAGTACATTGACATTCAGGTGCTGCTATCCGGCGAAGAACGTATTCTGTTTGGGATGGCCGATTCTGCTCGTCAGTGCGAAGAGATGCACGTTGAGGATGATTATCAGCTGTGCAGCCAGATTGCCGATGAGCAGGCTATGGTACTGAAGCCGGGAAGATTTGTGATTTTTATGCCGGGCGAGCCGCATAAACCGGGTTGCGTGGCGCAGGCCCCGATGGATATCAAAAAGGTGGTGATCAAGGTGCGCGCCAGCTTATTACAAGCCTGA
- a CDS encoding cytosine deaminase, producing MQNNNITIRQARLQGREGLWQLTIEDGRFSRIEPQDAATLPQGEILDAEGGLAIPPFVEPHIHLDTTQTAGEPSWNQSGTLFEGIERWAERKAMLTHEDVKARAMQTLKWQMANGIQYVRTHVDVSDPTLTALKAMLEVKQEVAPWVELQIVAFPQEGILSYPNGEALLEEAVRLGADVIGAIPHFEFTREYGVESLHKIFALAQKYDRLIDVHCDEIDDEQSRFVETVAALAHRYNMGERVTASHTTAMHSYNGAYASRLFRLLKMSGINFVANPLVNIHLQGRFDTYPKRRGVTRVKEMLEAEINVCFGHDDVFDPWYPLGTANMLQVLHMGLHVCQLMGYGQINDGLNLVTTHSAKTLHLQDYGLNVGNSANLVILPAENGFDAVRRQTPARYSIRHGRVIAETVPARTTLHLTQPEAVTFKR from the coding sequence ATGCAGAATAATAACATCACCATTCGTCAGGCGCGTTTACAGGGACGCGAAGGATTGTGGCAGCTCACGATTGAAGACGGGCGCTTCAGCCGGATTGAGCCTCAGGACGCAGCTACGTTGCCACAGGGTGAAATTCTTGATGCCGAAGGTGGTCTGGCAATTCCCCCGTTTGTTGAGCCACATATCCATCTCGACACCACGCAAACCGCGGGGGAGCCGAGCTGGAACCAGTCTGGTACATTGTTTGAAGGCATTGAGCGCTGGGCCGAACGTAAGGCAATGCTCACTCACGAAGACGTCAAAGCGCGCGCCATGCAGACCCTGAAGTGGCAAATGGCCAACGGCATTCAGTATGTCCGTACTCACGTTGACGTTTCCGACCCTACGTTGACGGCGCTAAAAGCCATGCTGGAGGTGAAGCAAGAAGTCGCTCCGTGGGTAGAACTGCAGATTGTGGCGTTCCCGCAAGAGGGTATTCTTTCTTACCCCAACGGTGAGGCGTTATTAGAGGAAGCCGTGCGTCTGGGTGCCGATGTCATTGGCGCGATCCCCCACTTCGAATTCACGCGTGAATATGGCGTGGAGTCGCTGCACAAAATTTTCGCCCTCGCGCAAAAATACGACAGGCTTATCGACGTGCACTGCGACGAAATTGACGATGAGCAATCACGCTTTGTTGAAACCGTCGCGGCGCTGGCGCATCGCTACAATATGGGCGAACGCGTGACCGCCAGCCATACCACGGCAATGCACTCCTATAACGGCGCGTATGCTTCCCGTCTTTTCCGCCTGTTGAAAATGTCCGGCATTAACTTTGTCGCCAATCCACTGGTGAATATTCACCTGCAAGGGCGCTTTGACACATATCCTAAACGCCGCGGCGTAACGCGCGTCAAAGAGATGCTGGAGGCGGAGATCAACGTCTGCTTCGGTCATGATGACGTCTTCGACCCGTGGTATCCGCTGGGTACCGCGAATATGCTGCAGGTGCTGCATATGGGGTTACACGTGTGCCAGTTGATGGGGTACGGGCAGATTAACGATGGGCTGAACCTGGTCACCACCCACAGCGCGAAAACCCTGCACCTGCAGGACTACGGTCTGAACGTGGGGAATTCCGCGAATCTGGTGATTTTACCGGCAGAGAATGGATTTGATGCAGTTCGTCGCCAGACGCCTGCCCGTTATTCCATTCGTCACGGGCGAGTCATTGCCGAGACTGTGCCAGCTCGGACTACGCTGCATCTGACCCAGCCAGAAGCGGTGACGTTTAAACGCTAG
- the nanK gene encoding N-acetylmannosamine kinase — protein MTTLAIDIGGTKLAAALIDSNLQIRERRELPTPASKTPDALRAALYALIAPLQGQATRVAIASTGIIREGSLLALNPYNLGGLLHFPLVQTLKDLTALPTLAVNDAQAAAWAEYHALGGEYRDMVFITVSTGVGGGVVSEGKLLTGSGGLAGHLGHTLADPHGPVCGCGRVGCVEAIASGRGIAAAAEGALAGCDAKTIFSRAGQGDEQASRLIHRSARTLARLVADVKATTDCQIVVIGGSVGLAEGYLALVEHYLAQEPLAYHVELLAAHYRHDAGLLGAALLALGD, from the coding sequence ATGACCACGCTGGCGATTGATATCGGCGGCACCAAACTGGCTGCCGCGCTGATAGACAGTAATCTGCAAATCCGCGAGCGGCGTGAATTGCCAACGCCTGCCAGCAAAACGCCGGATGCACTGCGCGCCGCGTTATATGCTCTGATTGCGCCGTTACAGGGGCAGGCAACGCGGGTGGCGATCGCTTCGACGGGGATTATCCGCGAAGGTTCTCTGCTGGCGCTGAATCCGTACAATCTCGGCGGGCTACTGCATTTTCCTTTGGTACAAACGCTAAAAGATCTTACCGCGTTGCCGACGCTGGCAGTCAATGATGCCCAGGCAGCGGCATGGGCTGAGTATCATGCGCTTGGCGGCGAGTACCGCGATATGGTGTTTATTACCGTTTCCACCGGCGTGGGCGGTGGGGTGGTCAGCGAAGGAAAACTGCTGACCGGCAGCGGCGGTCTGGCCGGGCATCTGGGACATACGCTGGCTGATCCGCATGGGCCTGTTTGCGGCTGCGGGCGTGTGGGCTGCGTTGAGGCGATCGCTTCCGGACGTGGAATAGCGGCGGCAGCCGAAGGCGCGCTTGCTGGATGCGACGCCAAAACCATTTTTAGCCGCGCCGGGCAGGGGGATGAGCAAGCAAGCCGGTTGATCCATCGTTCAGCGCGGACCCTGGCAAGGCTTGTCGCCGATGTGAAGGCCACGACCGATTGCCAGATCGTGGTGATTGGCGGCAGCGTTGGGCTGGCTGAAGGGTATCTGGCGCTGGTGGAACATTATCTGGCACAAGAGCCTTTGGCCTATCACGTGGAATTACTGGCGGCGCATTACCGTCATGACGCTGGATTACTGGGGGCCGCGCTGTTGGCCCTGGGAGATTGA
- a CDS encoding TIGR01212 family radical SAM protein (This family includes YhcC from E. coli K-12, an uncharacterized radical SAM protein.) has translation MQLQKLVNMFGGDLSRRYGQKVHKLTLHGGFSCPNRDGTIGRGGCTFCNVASFADEAQQHHSIAEQLEHQAHLVNRAKRYLAYFQAYTSTFAEVQVLRSMYQQAISQANIVGLCVGTRPDCVPDAVLDLLCEYKDLGYEVWLELGLQTAHDKTLHRINRGHDFACYQNTTRLARERGLKVCSHLIVGLPGEGQAECLQTMERVVETGVDGIKLHPLHIVKGSTMAKAWEAGRLNGIELDDYTVTAGEMIRHTPPEVIYHRISASARRPTLLAPLWCENRWTGMVELDKYLNEHGVQGSALGTPWVQPES, from the coding sequence ATGCAGTTACAGAAATTAGTCAATATGTTTGGTGGGGATCTTTCTCGCCGTTATGGGCAAAAGGTTCATAAACTCACGCTACACGGCGGTTTTAGCTGTCCAAATCGCGATGGCACCATCGGTCGCGGCGGATGCACTTTCTGTAATGTGGCCTCATTTGCTGATGAAGCGCAGCAGCACCATTCCATTGCTGAGCAGCTTGAGCATCAGGCACATCTGGTCAATCGCGCGAAACGCTATTTGGCCTATTTCCAGGCCTATACCAGCACCTTTGCTGAAGTGCAGGTGCTGCGTTCGATGTATCAACAGGCGATCAGCCAGGCCAACATTGTCGGGTTATGCGTTGGCACACGTCCCGACTGCGTGCCGGATGCGGTACTCGACCTGCTTTGCGAGTATAAAGACCTCGGCTATGAGGTTTGGCTGGAGCTCGGTCTGCAAACTGCGCATGACAAAACCCTGCACCGCATTAACCGCGGCCATGATTTCGCTTGCTACCAGAACACCACGCGGCTGGCGCGCGAGCGCGGGCTGAAGGTCTGCTCACACTTGATTGTTGGTCTGCCGGGAGAGGGGCAGGCGGAATGTCTGCAAACCATGGAGCGTGTGGTGGAGACGGGCGTTGACGGTATTAAGCTGCATCCGCTGCATATTGTGAAAGGCAGTACGATGGCGAAAGCCTGGGAGGCCGGGCGACTGAACGGAATTGAGCTGGACGACTATACGGTTACCGCCGGGGAGATGATCCGCCATACGCCGCCAGAGGTGATTTATCATCGCATTTCTGCCAGCGCGCGCCGCCCAACGCTGTTGGCGCCGCTCTGGTGCGAAAACCGTTGGACCGGGATGGTCGAACTGGACAAATACCTTAACGAGCATGGCGTGCAAGGCTCGGCGCTGGGTACGCCGTGGGTGCAGCCGGAGAGCTAA
- a CDS encoding glutamate synthase small subunit, with protein sequence MSQNVYQFIDLQRVDPPKKPLKIRKIEFIEIYEPFSEGQAKAQADRCLSCGNPYCEWKCPVHNYIPNWLKLANEGRIFEAAELSHQTNTLPEVCGRVCPQDRLCEGSCTLNDEFGAVTIGNIERYINDKAFEMGWRPDMTGVRQTDKRVAIIGAGPAGLACADVLTRNGVKAVVFDRHPEIGGLLTFGIPAFKLEKEVMTRRREIFTDMGIEFKLNVEVGRDVQLDSLLKDYDAVFLGVGTYQSMRGGLENEDASGVFDALPFLIANTKQLMGFGESSDEPYISMEGKRVVVLGGGDTAMDCVRTSVRQNAAHVICAYRRDEENMPGSKREVKNAREEGVEFQFNVQPLGVEVNANGKVCGVKMARTEMGEPDAKGRRRAEIVAGSEHVVPADAVLLAFGFRPHSMEWLKEHSVELDSQGRIIAPERSDNAFQTSNPKIFAGGDIVRGSDLVVTAIAEGRKAADGILNYLEV encoded by the coding sequence ATGAGTCAGAACGTATACCAATTTATCGACCTGCAGCGTGTTGATCCGCCGAAGAAGCCGCTGAAGATCCGTAAGATCGAATTTATCGAGATCTACGAGCCGTTTTCTGAAGGTCAGGCCAAAGCACAGGCAGACCGTTGCCTGTCTTGCGGCAACCCGTACTGCGAGTGGAAATGCCCGGTGCATAACTACATCCCGAACTGGCTGAAGCTGGCAAATGAGGGACGTATCTTTGAAGCAGCAGAACTGTCGCACCAGACCAACACCCTGCCGGAAGTCTGTGGTCGTGTGTGCCCGCAGGACCGACTGTGCGAAGGATCCTGTACGCTGAACGATGAGTTCGGCGCAGTGACCATCGGCAACATCGAGCGCTATATCAACGATAAAGCGTTCGAAATGGGCTGGCGTCCGGATATGACCGGCGTGCGCCAGACTGACAAGCGCGTCGCGATCATCGGTGCGGGTCCGGCGGGTCTGGCCTGTGCCGACGTGCTGACCCGCAACGGCGTGAAGGCGGTGGTATTTGACCGTCACCCGGAAATCGGCGGCCTGCTGACCTTCGGTATCCCGGCCTTCAAGCTGGAAAAAGAGGTCATGACCCGTCGTCGTGAAATCTTCACCGACATGGGCATCGAGTTCAAACTGAACGTGGAAGTGGGCCGCGATGTGCAGCTCGACTCCCTGCTGAAGGATTACGACGCCGTGTTCCTTGGCGTAGGTACCTATCAGTCGATGCGTGGTGGGCTGGAAAACGAAGACGCTTCCGGCGTATTTGATGCCCTGCCGTTCCTGATCGCCAATACTAAACAGTTGATGGGCTTTGGCGAAAGCAGCGATGAGCCGTACATCAGCATGGAAGGCAAACGCGTCGTCGTTCTCGGCGGTGGCGATACCGCGATGGACTGCGTGCGGACCTCGGTTCGCCAGAACGCAGCACACGTCATCTGCGCCTATCGTCGTGACGAAGAAAACATGCCGGGTTCTAAGCGCGAAGTGAAAAACGCGCGCGAAGAAGGTGTAGAGTTCCAGTTCAACGTCCAGCCGTTAGGCGTGGAAGTGAATGCCAACGGTAAAGTATGCGGCGTGAAAATGGCGCGTACCGAAATGGGCGAACCGGATGCGAAGGGCCGTCGCCGCGCGGAGATCGTCGCCGGTTCCGAGCACGTTGTTCCGGCTGATGCGGTGCTACTGGCGTTCGGCTTCCGCCCGCACAGTATGGAGTGGCTGAAAGAGCACAGCGTCGAACTGGATTCTCAGGGTCGTATTATTGCGCCGGAACGCAGCGATAACGCCTTCCAGACCAGCAACCCGAAAATCTTCGCCGGTGGCGACATCGTGCGTGGTTCGGATCTGGTAGTTACCGCGATTGCCGAAGGTCGAAAAGCGGCGGACGGTATCCTGAACTACCTGGAAGTGTAA